The following are encoded in a window of Aneurinibacillus migulanus genomic DNA:
- the glmM gene encoding phosphoglucosamine mutase, with the protein MGKYFGTDGVRGVANTELTPELAYKLGRCGGYIVTRESRNERPKVVVGRDTRISGPMLERAIIAGLQSIGAEVIRLGVISTPGVAYLTRALEADAGIMISASHNPVQDNGIKFFGGDGFKLLDEMEAEIEALLDAEKDELPRPIGGDIGTVLNYKEGAQKYLQYLKGTVQNRFDNLKIVVDCANGSASALAAQLYADMEADVITLACNPDGLNINDKCGSTHPEALQQAVVEHGAVLGLAFDGDADRLIAVDEKGELVDGDFIMAICGVAWKRRGKLKNNTVVSTVMSNIGFYKALEAEGIETRQTAVGDRYVMEEMLKGGFNLGGEQSGHIIFLDYNTTGDGLLTGLQLLDVVAETNGKPLSELAAETMTQYPQILVNVRVADKSKLTGNIAVKSAVEEIEEKLGSNGRVLVRPSGTEPIVRVMAEGPDKAELEAYVEHIADVVKKELV; encoded by the coding sequence ATGGGTAAATATTTTGGAACTGACGGCGTGAGAGGCGTTGCCAATACAGAATTAACTCCAGAGCTGGCATATAAATTGGGGCGATGCGGCGGATATATCGTTACCCGTGAAAGCAGGAACGAGCGACCGAAGGTGGTTGTCGGCCGCGATACGCGCATTTCAGGACCGATGCTAGAACGCGCCATTATCGCCGGGCTTCAGTCTATCGGAGCGGAAGTGATTCGGTTGGGTGTCATCTCTACTCCAGGTGTCGCTTATCTTACCCGTGCCCTGGAAGCAGACGCGGGAATTATGATTTCTGCGTCTCACAATCCGGTACAGGACAACGGTATTAAATTCTTTGGTGGCGACGGATTTAAACTGCTCGATGAGATGGAAGCTGAAATCGAAGCGTTGCTTGACGCAGAGAAAGATGAGCTGCCGCGTCCGATTGGCGGCGATATTGGAACGGTGCTTAATTATAAAGAGGGGGCACAGAAGTACCTTCAGTACTTAAAAGGTACAGTGCAAAATCGATTCGACAATTTGAAAATTGTCGTTGACTGCGCAAACGGGTCTGCCTCCGCACTGGCAGCACAATTGTATGCTGATATGGAAGCAGATGTAATCACGCTGGCGTGCAATCCGGATGGTCTGAATATCAATGATAAGTGTGGTTCTACTCATCCAGAAGCCCTACAGCAAGCCGTAGTGGAACATGGCGCTGTGCTGGGTTTGGCATTTGACGGCGATGCGGACCGTTTGATTGCGGTCGATGAAAAAGGGGAGCTTGTTGACGGCGACTTTATAATGGCCATTTGTGGCGTAGCTTGGAAGCGTCGTGGCAAACTGAAGAACAATACAGTCGTATCTACAGTGATGAGCAATATCGGATTCTATAAGGCGCTTGAGGCGGAAGGCATCGAGACTCGCCAGACGGCTGTAGGGGATCGCTATGTAATGGAGGAAATGCTTAAAGGCGGCTTTAACCTGGGTGGCGAACAATCAGGCCATATCATTTTCCTTGACTACAATACGACCGGAGATGGGCTGCTGACGGGGTTGCAATTGCTTGATGTGGTTGCGGAAACAAACGGCAAGCCACTGTCTGAATTAGCCGCAGAGACCATGACCCAATATCCGCAAATTCTTGTGAATGTACGTGTTGCTGATAAATCGAAGCTAACAGGAAACATTGCGGTCAAATCTGCCGTTGAAGAAATAGAGGAAAAGCTCGGTTCGAACGGACGCGTGCTTGTTCGTCCTTCCGGAACGGAGCCGATTGTTCGCGTGATGGCGGAAGGCCCGGATAAAGCAGAGCTGGAAGCGTATGTAGAACACATCGCTGATGTCGTTAAGAAAGAGCTCGTATAA
- a CDS encoding CdaR family protein: MDRWLNNNTVVKVISLLLALMLWAVVNNDPIASTGVGQGQVTSQTNQVDLKVRYDARKYLVQAPSTVQVEVKGSKDLLAMSSLISPDFDVYVDLRNYGSGKHDVPVQYEGVPRGLEVTVQPSRVTVNIEEIKKIEKTIQVDVVGKAKAYGKVGQPIVNPQRVTVTVPESQVKDVAFVRAYVSVEGAEESVNARAPLRVLDHRGEPVEVAKVSPATVDVHVPLSVTPGKTVPLKVGSKGTPAEGYQIAAITANPKQVTLYGSQEVLNTISTITLPDVDVNGLSESKTVPVNISLPDKIEKADVTSVEVKVDIIKKNEATVGTAPNEPEKPEEQPQPPANIRDSVELPIKFQGLAEGQSAELVKPSSGRVELQLQGTKEAIEKIDKNKLVASIDLSGKQPGQYTSSVHVSNLPSDVKIVNQQGLQAVVVIKEQADNQNVNS; the protein is encoded by the coding sequence ATGGATAGATGGCTTAACAACAACACCGTGGTCAAAGTAATCTCGCTGTTGCTGGCCTTGATGCTATGGGCAGTAGTCAATAATGACCCGATCGCCAGCACGGGTGTAGGGCAGGGACAAGTAACGTCGCAGACAAATCAGGTTGACTTGAAGGTGCGGTATGATGCGCGTAAGTACCTTGTGCAGGCGCCCTCCACCGTACAGGTAGAGGTGAAGGGAAGCAAAGATCTATTAGCTATGTCTTCTCTTATATCACCTGATTTTGACGTTTATGTAGACTTACGCAATTATGGTAGCGGAAAGCATGATGTACCGGTACAATATGAGGGAGTACCCAGAGGACTTGAAGTAACGGTTCAGCCAAGCCGTGTAACAGTCAATATCGAAGAAATTAAGAAGATAGAAAAAACGATTCAAGTGGATGTTGTCGGTAAGGCGAAGGCCTATGGAAAAGTAGGTCAGCCCATTGTTAATCCTCAGAGGGTGACTGTCACCGTGCCGGAAAGCCAGGTGAAGGATGTAGCATTTGTTCGGGCATATGTTAGCGTGGAAGGAGCCGAGGAATCGGTTAATGCGAGAGCTCCGCTTCGTGTACTTGATCATCGCGGTGAGCCTGTAGAAGTGGCCAAAGTATCGCCTGCAACAGTGGATGTGCATGTCCCGCTCTCCGTAACTCCGGGAAAGACGGTGCCTTTGAAAGTTGGAAGTAAAGGAACACCGGCAGAAGGGTATCAGATTGCCGCTATAACGGCGAATCCGAAACAAGTGACACTATATGGGAGTCAGGAAGTGTTGAATACAATTTCGACCATTACTCTTCCGGATGTAGATGTAAACGGGCTAAGTGAATCGAAGACGGTTCCTGTCAATATTTCGCTGCCGGATAAAATAGAGAAAGCGGATGTGACATCTGTAGAAGTGAAGGTCGATATCATAAAAAAGAATGAAGCGACGGTAGGTACTGCTCCTAATGAACCGGAGAAGCCAGAGGAGCAGCCTCAACCACCGGCAAATATACGAGATTCGGTGGAGTTGCCAATCAAATTCCAGGGGCTTGCCGAAGGTCAGAGCGCGGAGCTCGTTAAACCTTCATCCGGTCGTGTCGAACTGCAACTTCAAGGGACCAAAGAGGCAATAGAAAAAATCGATAAAAATAAACTTGTTGCTTCTATCGATCTGAGCGGAAAGCAGCCAGGTCAGTATACATCGTCCGTACATGTCAGCAATCTTCCTTCCGATGTGAAAATAGTAAATCAACAAGGTCTACAAGCAGTAGTTGTAATAAAAGAACAAGCTGATAATCAGAATGTTAACTCGTGA
- the cdaA gene encoding diadenylate cyclase CdaA — protein sequence MEDFTENFLGYIINAVDILIVTYIIYKLILLLRGTRALQLFKGIIVIVVVMLASTVLQLRTLQWLMDKAFTYGVFAILVIFQPELRRALEQIGRGRLFSRSSAPEEKAVADAVEAIGKSVFYMAKRRIGALIVIERETGLSDYIETGINLTARSSTELLINIFIPNTPLHDGAVIMRKEMVMAAGCYLPLSENPTISKELGTRHRAAIGLSEVSDALAVVVSEETGQVSVALNGEITRDYDQEKLTELLHEKLTQQGRAATPIWQRKVKNDG from the coding sequence ATGGAGGATTTTACGGAGAATTTTCTTGGCTACATTATTAATGCAGTTGATATTCTAATTGTTACTTATATTATTTATAAATTGATTCTTCTGCTACGTGGAACTCGTGCACTTCAATTGTTTAAAGGAATTATTGTCATCGTTGTTGTAATGTTGGCTAGTACTGTCCTGCAATTACGTACATTGCAATGGTTGATGGACAAAGCTTTTACATATGGAGTTTTTGCAATTCTGGTTATTTTTCAACCGGAGTTGCGGCGTGCACTGGAGCAAATTGGCCGCGGTCGTCTGTTCTCCCGCAGTTCAGCTCCTGAAGAGAAAGCGGTAGCCGATGCTGTAGAGGCGATAGGTAAATCTGTTTTCTATATGGCGAAGCGGAGAATTGGAGCGCTCATTGTCATCGAACGAGAGACAGGATTATCAGATTATATTGAGACCGGCATTAATTTGACCGCTCGCAGCAGTACTGAATTGCTGATTAATATTTTTATTCCGAACACTCCGTTGCATGACGGCGCGGTGATTATGCGTAAAGAGATGGTGATGGCGGCAGGGTGTTATCTTCCGCTTTCCGAGAATCCTACCATCTCCAAGGAACTGGGCACGCGCCACCGGGCGGCCATCGGGTTAAGCGAGGTATCAGATGCTCTTGCTGTAGTAGTATCGGAAGAAACCGGTCAGGTCTCTGTCGCGCTCAATGGCGAGATTACTCGTGATTATGACCAGGAGAAGCTCACGGAACTTCTGCATGAGAAGCTCACCCAGCAAGGAAGAGCGGCGACACCGATCTGGCAACGGAAGGTGAAAAACGATGGATAG